The following coding sequences are from one Rutidosis leptorrhynchoides isolate AG116_Rl617_1_P2 chromosome 11, CSIRO_AGI_Rlap_v1, whole genome shotgun sequence window:
- the LOC139877545 gene encoding serine/threonine-protein kinase STY46-like isoform X1, producing the protein MCLSKCVKMENENKPPSAEELLNRIIELQERHVHIKQKISKLMISGNHRPKRDHQTARSHLLATGGVVHPLANKLTESQCFNILQSMGQAMHVYDFKHQIFFWNRAAEKTFGYTPDEAYGKTPLELITEPKDAAYGVHVLDRTLNGESWCGGFPVVNKSGGKFVAIATSTPYYDENGRLLGAMCLSSNTRLYNSIEVDRGPTRITFDSQQTSIASKLSNLALNLKSKRRTCESLTGHVDVFAPDHSNETLITTTCTLRGHITASLFGVFYFKDIEKHFISRQQLTIDCGKERIVWPWKENGKLDCQPCENTNSGGSYKTDASGMSLLKSKSKSSISSSTGSGVTNLQSHEIIEVKGERKTMGYEILWEDLIIKESIGQGSSAIVYHALWYGSDVAVKLLLQQEYYDDVIIHFKKEVSFVKRLRHPNILLFMGAVTSRQHLCIVTEFLPRGSLYRMLQRDSIRLDWRRRIRMAMDIAQGMNYLHRFNPPILHLDLKSSNLLVDKNWTVKVGDFGLSRNKDHTYSNVKADKGTPQWMAPEILRNEHADEKSDVYSYGVVLWELTTLKIPWDNFNPAQVIEAVGFSNQRLEIPKDVDPLWASLIESCWYSESQLRPTFQEILYKLKILQKKFAVERKR; encoded by the exons ATGTGTCTCTCT AAATGTGTGAAAATGGAGAACGAAAACAAACCACCATCAGCCGAGGAGCTATTGAACAGGATCATTGAGCTCCAAGAACGCCATGTTCACATTAAACAAAAAATATCCAAACTCATGATCTCGGGTAATCACCGGCCAAAACGGGACCACCAAACCGCACGTTCTCACCTACTAGCCACTGGTGGAGTGGTGCACCCTTTGGCAAACAAGCTAACAGAAAGTCAATGTTTCAATATATTACAGTCAATGGGTCAGgctatgcatgtatatgatttcaAACATCAGATTTTCTTTTG GAACCGTGCTGCAGAAAAGACGTTTGGTTATACACCTGATGAAGCGTATGGTAAAACTCCATTGGAGCTTATAACTGAGCCTAAAGATGCAGCATATGGGGTCCACGTTCTGGACCGAACGTTGAATGGAGAAAGTTGGTGTGGGGGGTTTCCTGTAGTGAACAAAAGTGGGGGGAAATTTGTAGCAATTGCAACAAGTACCCCATATTATGATGAAAACGGTAGACTGCTCGGGGCTATGTGTTTATCCAGTAATACACGTCTCTATAATTCGATTGAGGTAGATCGTGGACCCACAAGGATCACTTTTGATTCTCAACAGACTTCAATTGCATCAAAATTATCAAATTTG GCTTTGAATTTGAAGTCAAAAAGGAGGACATGTGAGAGTTTGACTGGGCACGTTGATGTTTTCGCCCCTGATCATTCAAATGAGACACTTATAACTACAACATGCACGTTGAGGGGACACATTACTGCATCTCTATTTGGAGTATTTTATTTTAAGGACATCGAGAAGCATTTTATAAGCAGACAACAACTGACGATTGATTGCGGTAAAGAGAGAATTGTGTGGCCATGGAAAGAAAACGGAAAACTAGACTGTCAACCGTGCGAAAATACTAACTCGGGTGGTAGTTATAAAACTGATGCTTCAGGGATGTCGTTattaaagtcaaagtcaaagtcaagcaTCTCAAGTAGCACAGGTAGTGGTGTAACAAACCTCCAAAGTCACGAAATTATTGAAGTCAAAGGGGAGAGAAAGACTATGGGTTATGAGATCTTGTGGGAAGACTTAATCATTAAAGAATCAATTGGGCAAG GCTCATCTGCTATCGTGTACCACGCGCTGTGGTATGGATCA GATGTTGCGGTCAAGCTACTTTTACAACAAGAGTATTATGATGATGTTATAATACATTTTAAAAAGGAG GTTTCGTTCGTTAAAAGGCTTCGACACCCAAATATTTTGCTCTTCATGGGCGCTGTAACTTCACGTCAACATCTATGCATTGTAACGGAGTTTCTTCCCCG TGGAAGCTTATATCGGATGCTTCAACGAGATTCAATTCGATTAGATTGGAGACGACGTATTCGTATGGCCATGGATATT GCACAAGGCATGAATTATCTTCATCGTTTTAACCCACCCATTCTTCACCTTGATTTGAAGTCTTCAAATCTTCTTGTCGATAAGAATTGGACTGTAAAG GTTGGTGACTTTGGTCTGTCTCGTAACAAGGATCACACGTATTCGAATGTAAAGGCAGACAAAGGAACG cCTCAATGGATGGCACCCGAAATTCTTCGTAACGAGCATGCAGATGAAAA GTCGGATGTATACAGCTATGGCGTAGTATTGTGGGAACTTACCACACTTAAGATCCCTTGGGATAATTTTAACCCGGCACAG GTAATAGAAGCCGTTGGTTTTAGTAATCAAAGACTAGAGATACCGAAAGATGTGGATCCACTCTGGGCTTCGCTTATCGAAAGCTGTTG
- the LOC139877545 gene encoding serine/threonine-protein kinase STY46-like isoform X2 produces the protein MENENKPPSAEELLNRIIELQERHVHIKQKISKLMISGNHRPKRDHQTARSHLLATGGVVHPLANKLTESQCFNILQSMGQAMHVYDFKHQIFFWNRAAEKTFGYTPDEAYGKTPLELITEPKDAAYGVHVLDRTLNGESWCGGFPVVNKSGGKFVAIATSTPYYDENGRLLGAMCLSSNTRLYNSIEVDRGPTRITFDSQQTSIASKLSNLALNLKSKRRTCESLTGHVDVFAPDHSNETLITTTCTLRGHITASLFGVFYFKDIEKHFISRQQLTIDCGKERIVWPWKENGKLDCQPCENTNSGGSYKTDASGMSLLKSKSKSSISSSTGSGVTNLQSHEIIEVKGERKTMGYEILWEDLIIKESIGQGSSAIVYHALWYGSDVAVKLLLQQEYYDDVIIHFKKEVSFVKRLRHPNILLFMGAVTSRQHLCIVTEFLPRGSLYRMLQRDSIRLDWRRRIRMAMDIAQGMNYLHRFNPPILHLDLKSSNLLVDKNWTVKVGDFGLSRNKDHTYSNVKADKGTPQWMAPEILRNEHADEKSDVYSYGVVLWELTTLKIPWDNFNPAQVIEAVGFSNQRLEIPKDVDPLWASLIESCWYSESQLRPTFQEILYKLKILQKKFAVERKR, from the exons ATGGAGAACGAAAACAAACCACCATCAGCCGAGGAGCTATTGAACAGGATCATTGAGCTCCAAGAACGCCATGTTCACATTAAACAAAAAATATCCAAACTCATGATCTCGGGTAATCACCGGCCAAAACGGGACCACCAAACCGCACGTTCTCACCTACTAGCCACTGGTGGAGTGGTGCACCCTTTGGCAAACAAGCTAACAGAAAGTCAATGTTTCAATATATTACAGTCAATGGGTCAGgctatgcatgtatatgatttcaAACATCAGATTTTCTTTTG GAACCGTGCTGCAGAAAAGACGTTTGGTTATACACCTGATGAAGCGTATGGTAAAACTCCATTGGAGCTTATAACTGAGCCTAAAGATGCAGCATATGGGGTCCACGTTCTGGACCGAACGTTGAATGGAGAAAGTTGGTGTGGGGGGTTTCCTGTAGTGAACAAAAGTGGGGGGAAATTTGTAGCAATTGCAACAAGTACCCCATATTATGATGAAAACGGTAGACTGCTCGGGGCTATGTGTTTATCCAGTAATACACGTCTCTATAATTCGATTGAGGTAGATCGTGGACCCACAAGGATCACTTTTGATTCTCAACAGACTTCAATTGCATCAAAATTATCAAATTTG GCTTTGAATTTGAAGTCAAAAAGGAGGACATGTGAGAGTTTGACTGGGCACGTTGATGTTTTCGCCCCTGATCATTCAAATGAGACACTTATAACTACAACATGCACGTTGAGGGGACACATTACTGCATCTCTATTTGGAGTATTTTATTTTAAGGACATCGAGAAGCATTTTATAAGCAGACAACAACTGACGATTGATTGCGGTAAAGAGAGAATTGTGTGGCCATGGAAAGAAAACGGAAAACTAGACTGTCAACCGTGCGAAAATACTAACTCGGGTGGTAGTTATAAAACTGATGCTTCAGGGATGTCGTTattaaagtcaaagtcaaagtcaagcaTCTCAAGTAGCACAGGTAGTGGTGTAACAAACCTCCAAAGTCACGAAATTATTGAAGTCAAAGGGGAGAGAAAGACTATGGGTTATGAGATCTTGTGGGAAGACTTAATCATTAAAGAATCAATTGGGCAAG GCTCATCTGCTATCGTGTACCACGCGCTGTGGTATGGATCA GATGTTGCGGTCAAGCTACTTTTACAACAAGAGTATTATGATGATGTTATAATACATTTTAAAAAGGAG GTTTCGTTCGTTAAAAGGCTTCGACACCCAAATATTTTGCTCTTCATGGGCGCTGTAACTTCACGTCAACATCTATGCATTGTAACGGAGTTTCTTCCCCG TGGAAGCTTATATCGGATGCTTCAACGAGATTCAATTCGATTAGATTGGAGACGACGTATTCGTATGGCCATGGATATT GCACAAGGCATGAATTATCTTCATCGTTTTAACCCACCCATTCTTCACCTTGATTTGAAGTCTTCAAATCTTCTTGTCGATAAGAATTGGACTGTAAAG GTTGGTGACTTTGGTCTGTCTCGTAACAAGGATCACACGTATTCGAATGTAAAGGCAGACAAAGGAACG cCTCAATGGATGGCACCCGAAATTCTTCGTAACGAGCATGCAGATGAAAA GTCGGATGTATACAGCTATGGCGTAGTATTGTGGGAACTTACCACACTTAAGATCCCTTGGGATAATTTTAACCCGGCACAG GTAATAGAAGCCGTTGGTTTTAGTAATCAAAGACTAGAGATACCGAAAGATGTGGATCCACTCTGGGCTTCGCTTATCGAAAGCTGTTG